A region of Oncorhynchus kisutch isolate 150728-3 linkage group LG29, Okis_V2, whole genome shotgun sequence DNA encodes the following proteins:
- the zbed4l2 gene encoding zinc finger BED domain-containing protein 1 — MEGYKPLKGSLYGSFGFKLDAKGFLDKSIVYCFHCEQSFSYHRSKTSLQYHLRKKHPLVTKATPSEDVESDSEITVISDNSNMDFRGYPLSSSLGPNLRRRGDRGPPGLVLDRRKSTVWNYYIQLNEMYVECNICKRQLSFHNSTTTMREHLVRKHNIRDNGPPVLHNTVVALAPIPATSLQPMAQPRFPCNISTTSTTANTFMFQPDLHVVVKEEQQDADLSPKQGTAKRSRITCAPPDVGGGANANPVCSRDLEPSNSNTGLLYSENNHFGDSSRSGTCIKESNDKRTGFLTDLILEVVYRDLQPLSVVEERGFRLLLSCLEPQYPVPSPSQLGSLIWHRYDVLKLQLQQCLQSGLAPRGITLCTEYWRSVAGCEVGASGRVFLTVSAHFIDKDWRLARCVLQTRPMTVIRERACGSGFTQFGDTLKAVLSDFHLPQSSVFCVVHDTPKTSEARGTANMGLQNENQIAGPGQSPQDLPESWVALHCAGEALKLCIQEGLWMEPVRQALSEARRIISHFQHDTPAAAALIHKAEAANKAGACLALDDPGHWATTIDMCESLLGLKWVVSSVLEEQKAAPNLVDHQWRLLQELVPVLKTMRIAASFLSEDINVSISALMPCLHGVFRVLRQHIAESSCPVARGVMETVQSGMERQWRLGEEEALLDSPAVLSSFLDPRFKELRFLSPHARSKLHDKVKELLSAQAQMEAEEISRERDKGGDKGEEGRERGVTNMRLMNSQSTIVHLQPPSYNQVSPVAKTMYDILLGEDPTERMPEIHQQLENYIAEPLCKRSLSPLHWWHSKEHRFPAVARLARTFLAIPTTAVAADRAFAPRETTVAQRRAILGPQHLDHILFLHQNSDYVEKLMGGSTVHGERGSDKNGAKKTRETLYQSLVSYESKTWVGGEEL, encoded by the exons ATGGAAGGCTATAAACCACTCAAAGGAAGTTTATATGGAAGTTTTGGCTTTAAATTGGATGCGAAAGGATTCTTAGACAAAAGCATAGTTTACTGTTTCCATTGCGAACAGAGCTTTTCCTACCACCGCAGCAAAACAAGCTTGCAATACCATTTGCGAAAAAAACATCCTCTTGTCACTAAAGCTACACCTAGTGAAGATGTAGAGTCCGACTCGGAAATCACAG TGATCTCTGACAACTCTAACATGGATTTCCGAGGGTACCCATTGTCCAGCAGTCTGGGACCAAATTTGAGGAGAAGGGGGGATCGGGGACCACCAGGACTGGTTCTGGATAGACGCAAGTCTACAGTTTGGAATTACTATATCCAGCTTAATGAGATGTATGTTGAGTGTAATATATGCAAGAGACAGTTGTCTTTTCACAACAGCACTACGACTATGAGGGAGCACCTTGTCCGCAAACATAATATACGTGACAATGGTCCACCTGTACTCCATAACACAGTGGTGGCCTTGGCCCCGATTCCAGCTACATCACTTCAGCCAATGGCCCAGCCCAGATTCCCCTGCAACATCTCCACTACATCTACTACTGCCAACACATTCATGTTCCAGCCAGATTTGCACGTAGTTGTAAAAGAGGAGCAGCAGGATGCTGACTTATCGCCTAAACAAGGGACGGCCAAACGTTCACGAATCACATGTGCTCCCCCAGATGTAGGAGGCGGTGCCAATGCCAACCCTGTCTGCAGCCGAGATTTGGAACCGTCAAATTCAAATACTGGATTACTATACAGTGAGAACAACCACTTTGGTGATAGCAGTCGCAGTGGCACTTGTATCAAGGAATCCAATGATAAGCGAACTGGCTTCCTGACTGACCTAATATTAGAAGTGGTGTACAGGGACTTGCAGCCACTGTCtgtggtggaggagaggggatttCGTCTTCTATTGAGCTGCTTAGAACCACAGTACCCAGTGCCATCTCCCTCTCAGCTCGGCAGCCTTATTTGGCATCGCTATGATGTTCTTAAACTGCAACTGCAGCAGTGTCTTCAGTCTGGCCTGGCACCACGTGGCATAACACTTTGCACTGAATACTGGAGGTCCGTAGCAGGTTGTGAGGTGGGAGCAAGCGGCCGGGTGTTCTTAACTGTAAGTGCACATTTTATTGACAAAGACTGGCGCTTGGCCCGTTGTGTGCTGCAGACCCGTCCCATGACCGTTATCAGAGAGAGGGCTTGTGGAAGTGGGTTCACTCAATTTGGTGACACCCTAAAGGCAGTTCTCTCTGACTTCCATCTCCCCCAGAGCTCTGTTTTCTGTGTTGTGCACGATACTCCCAAGACCTCAGAGGCCAGAGGGACTGCGAATATGGGACTTCAGAATGAAAATCAAATTGCTGGACCAGGCCAATCGCCTCAGGATCTCCCAGAAAGCTGGGTAGCATTACACTGTGCAGGGGAAGCCCTCAAACTCTGCATCCAGGAAGGACTATGGATGGAACCTGTCAGACAGGCTCTTTCTGAGGCCCGCAGGATTATTTCACATTTCCAGCATGACACACCTGCTGCTGCCGCTCTGATCCACAAAGCAGAAGCTGCTAATAAAGCCGGTGCTTGTCTGGCGCTGGATGACCCAGGGCACTGGGCAACTACTATCGACATGTGTGAAAGTCTGCTAGGGCTGAAATGGGTGGTGAGCTCTGTTCTAGAGGAGCAGAAAGCTGCTCCAAATTTAGTGGACCACCAGTGGCGTCTCCTCCAGGAGCTGGTGCCAGTTCTTAAGACCATGCGCATCGCTGCCTCCTTTTTGAGTGAGGACATAAATGTGTCCATCTCCGCCCTTATGCCGTGCCTGCATGGCGTATTCCGTGTCCTAAGGCAACACATTGCAGAGAGCAGCTGCCCTGTGGCTCGAGGAGTCATGGAGACCGTGCAGTCAGGAATGGAGCGACAGTGGAGACTGGGTGAAGAGGAGGCCTTACTGGACAGCCCTGCCGTCCTCTCCTCATTCCTGGACCCAAGGTTTAAGGAGCTGCGCTTCCTCAGCCCACATGCACGTAGTAAGCTGCACGACAAGGTTAAAGAACTGTTATCTGCTCAAGCGCAAATGGAGGCAGAGGAAATAAGCAGAGAGCGTGATAAAGGAGGTGATAAGGGCGaagagggaagggaaaggggagtGACTAATATGAGATTGATGAACTCTCAGTCAACAATCGTTCATCTGCAGCCCCCTTCCTATAATCAAGTGAGCCCAGTGGCCAAAACCATGTACGACATACTGCTAGGAGAGGATCCCACTGAGCGAATGCCTGAGATCCACCAACAGCTGGAGAACTACATTGCAGAGCCTTTGTGCAAACGTAGCCTGTCACCTCTCCACTGGTGGCACTCTAAGGAGCATCGCTTCCCTGCCGTGGCCAGACTTGCCCGTACATTTCTGGCTATTCCTACTACGGCTGTGGCTGCAGACAGAGCTTTTGCTCCTAGAGAGACTACTGTTGCTCAACGCAGGGCCATTCTGGGGCCCCAGCATTTGGATCATATTCTTTTCCTTCACCAGAACAGTGACTATGTGGAGAAACTGATGGGAGGGTCTACGGTGCATGGAGAACGGGGCAGTGACAAGAATGGAGCCAAGAAGACAAGAGAGACTCTGTATCAGTCTTTAGTGTCCTATGAGAGCAAGACTTGGGTGGGAGGGGAGGAGTTGTGA
- the rsph4a gene encoding radial spoke head protein 6 homolog A: MESEGAPLNNQREQTSICFKAFMLKNSTKSNLNLYDHFARVLTKVMDERPENVVDVIEDMSHEVKRGLLLDKQSTLRDIPPSPAAQLLAEQQMLLFSRGGGDQEVETPLPNVSEVGFLLEQAGVGLGREETLRVFLALKQLVNSQPLARCRLWGKILGTEGNYLVAEGEYRDEEEGIDEETAEDAEGEPQDDDEEAEVVEVIDTLPRSTFKPPPVVPKEDNRTGVNKFTYFVCRESGLRWMRLPTVTPTQITAARHIRKFFTGRLDAPIVSYPPFPGNEANYLRAQIARISAGTQVSPLGFYQFGEEEGEEEDEGARHSFEENPDFEGIPVPEMAESLSTWVHHVQHILQQGRCVWVNLADKPEDDFEEEADEEVKEEADEPEPEVGPPLLTPLSEDAEITTSPPWSAKMSSTLISQFAIAVLRSNLWPGAYAYASGKKFENIYFGWGLKFAGEAYTPTFPTMPQREYTSGPEITEALDPSLEEEQALKAAMEEQKAAQDETEGLGGDEEEDDD, from the exons ATGGAGTCAGAGGGAGCACCACTGAACAATCAAAGGGAGCAGACATCGATCTGCTTCAAGGCCTTTATGCTAAAAAATAGTACAAAAAGTAACCTCAACCT CTATGACCATTTtgcacgggtactgaccaaggTGATGGATGAGCGCCCAGAAAATGTGGTTGACGTAATTGAAGACATGAGCCATGAGGTGAAGCGGGGATTGCTGCTGGACAAGCAGAGCACATTGAGAGACATACCTCCGTCGCCTGCTGCACAGCTCCTGGCTGAGCAGCAGATGTTGCTGTTTTCACGGGGAGGGGGTGATCAAGAG GTAGAAACACCGCTCCCCAATGTGAGTGAAGTTGGCTTCTTACTGGAGCAGGCTGGAGTGGGACTGGGCAGAGAGGAGACTCTGAGGGTTTTCCTGGCACTCAAGCAGTTGGTAAATTCCCAACCACTAGCACGCTGCCGACTCTGGGGTAAAATCCTGGGCACTGAGGGCAACTATCTTGTTGCTGAGGGTgagtacagagatgaggaggAAGGGATTGATGAGGAAACAGCGGAAGACGCAGAAGGAGAACCTCAGGATGATGATGAGGAAGCTGAGGTGGTGGAAGTA ATTGATACACTCCCAAGATCCACTTTCAAGCCGCCACCTGTGGTGCCAAAGGAGGACAACCGCACAGGTGTGAACAAATTCACTTACTTTGTGTGCAGAGAGTCTGGCCTTCGCTGGATGAGGCTGCCCACTGTCACTCCTACCCAGATTACAGCTGCGCGCCACATCCGCAAATTCTTCACAGGGAGACTGGATGCCCCCATTGTCAGCTATCCCCCTTTCCCTGGCAATGAGGCTAACTATTTGCGAGCCCAAATTGCTCGCATCTCTGCCGGCACACAGGTCAGTCCCCTCGGGTTCTACCAgtttggagaggaggaaggtgaggaggAAGACGAGGGAGCCCGACACAGCTTTGAAGAGAATCCTGACTTTGAGGGTATTCCTGTTCCTGAAATGGCAGAATCTCTATCCACCTGGGTGCATCATGTCCAGCACATTCTTCAACAG GGTCGCTGTGTGTGGGTGAACCTGGCTGATAAGCCTGAGGATGACTTTGAGGAGGAAGCAGATGAAGAGGTGAAGGAGGAGGCTGATGAGCCTGAGCCAGAGGTGGGCCCACCCCTCCTCACACCACTCTCTGAGGATGCAG AGATTACCACGAGCCCTCCCTGGAGCGCCAAGATGTCCTCCACCCTCATCTCTCAGTTTGCTATTGCAGTGCTACGCTCCAACCTCTGGCCAGGGGCTTATGCTTATGCCAGTGGAAA GAAGTTTGAGAACATATACTTTGGCTGGGGCCTGAAATTTGCAGGGGAAGCCTACACCCCAACTTTTCCAACAATGCCCCAGCGAGAATACACCAGCGGGCCAGAGATTACAGAGGCCCTGGACCCCAGTCTGGAGGAAGAGCAGGCCCTGAAAGCAGCCATGGAGGAGCAGAAGGCTGCCCAAGATGAGACAGAGGGCCTGGgtggagatgaagaggaggatgatgattgA
- the napaa gene encoding N-ethylmaleimide-sensitive factor attachment protein, alpha a has protein sequence MDNSGKEKEALTLMAEADKKMKSSRGFGTLFGGSSRKYEEACDIYVRAANMFKMAKNWSAAGNAFSQAAHLHLQMDNKLDGAINFLDAGNAFKKADPQEAINCLNQAIEIYTDMGRFTIAAKHHISIAEIYESELLDVDKAICHYEQAADYYKGEESKSAANKCLLKVATYTAQLEQYQKAIDIYEQIGTYAMDSVLLKYGAKDHFFKAALCHFCVDMLNARLSVQRYEDMFPAFSDARECKLVKKLLDAYEEQDVDAFTDAVKDFDSISRLDQWNTTMLLRIKKQIQDDESDLR, from the exons ATGGATAATTCCGGGAAAGAGAAGGAGGCTTTGACTCTCATGGCCGAGGCTGATAAAAAGATGAAATCCTCACGAGGATTTGGGACGTTGTTCGG AGGTTCATCCCGCAAGTATGAGGAAGCCTGTGACATATATGTGAGGGCAGCAAACATGTTCAAAATGGCCAAGAATTGGAGTG CTGCTGGCAACGCATTCTCTCAAGCAGCACACCTTCATCTGCAGATGGACAACAAACTTGATGGAGCCATCAATTTCCTTGATGCAGGCAATGCTTTCAAAAAAGCAGACCCACAGG AAGCCATCAACTGCCTGAACCAAGCCATTGAAATTTACACAGACATG GGCCGTTTCACCATCGCAGCCAAACACCACATATCTATTGCTGAGATCTACGAGAGTGAGCTATTAGATGTTGATAAG GCCATTTGTCACTATGAACAGGCAGCAGATTACTACAAAGGGGAAGAGTCAAAGAG TGCTGCAAATAAATGCCTTCTGAAAGTTGCCACCTACACTGCCCAACTGGAACAGTACCAGAAAGCCATTGACATTTATGAACAG ATCGGAACATATGCAATGGACAGCGTCCTGTTGAAGTATGGCGCTAAAGACCACTTCTTCAAAgcagctctttgtcacttctgTGTGGACATGCTTAATGCAAGG CTGTCTGTACAGAGATATGAGGATATGTTTCCAGCCTTCTCAGACGCTAGAGAGTGCAAACTGGTTAAG AAACTTCTAGATGCATATGAGGAGCAGGATGTTGACGCATTCACTGATGCG GTGAAGGACTTTGACTCCATCTCAAGATTGGATCAGTGGAACACTACTATGTTACTTAGGATAAAGAAACAAATACAGGATGACGAGAGCGACCTTCGCTAA